From a single Deltaproteobacteria bacterium genomic region:
- a CDS encoding XdhC family protein encodes MTDREIFEKIEELTKQGTPLCLATIIEAKGSTPREVGGKMLIFADGSTYGSVGGGCGENQVRSAAFRTLLTEKKPEIIEVDLTDDLGTKGGDVCGGKMKIFVEPIC; translated from the coding sequence ATGACCGATCGGGAAATTTTTGAAAAAATAGAGGAACTGACGAAACAGGGAACCCCTCTTTGTCTCGCCACAATCATCGAGGCCAAGGGATCGACCCCACGGGAGGTCGGGGGCAAAATGCTTATTTTTGCCGACGGCTCGACTTATGGCTCCGTTGGAGGGGGTTGTGGAGAAAACCAGGTGCGAAGCGCCGCTTTCCGCACCCTTCTCACCGAAAAGAAACCAGAGATTATCGAGGTGGATCTGACGGACGATCTGGGGACCAAAGGAGGGGATGTCTGCGGCGGCAAGATGAAAATCTTTGTTGAACCGATATGCTAG